The Lutibacter sp. Hel_I_33_5 genome has a window encoding:
- a CDS encoding OmpA family protein: protein MRRIILLLCISFFTLHSFGQFRTDEITYRKTINLKNTNTWAVGGGFSNFIMHGDLRSIGTGNLGSFYNFGGYLYVNKMFNPLLGLEFKVNYNKIAGGAQYFSEVYEILYVDKSKVLENNMFFNGRAYGAELNLIFSFSNLYDSGVSEKWHAAGYFGVGYHQYNSALFEKDIINGGPDIPLVDFGFNRTRNSQNEASSIYLSAQFGLKRRISKRVDIEFRTGMYFNYEDHLDAAISNKQDWETFFLNQLGVTVKLGKSKIFSIWGDEDETQNREAEDAFEVIDTDEDGVIDQLDKEPATPPGVLVYANGVSIDSDGDGVPDYKDDCRFEPGLKDNKGCPFVGDRDKDGVSDRDDKCPDVKGLARYQGCPDSDALKITGYVEMKEYVKDIYFNTASNRIRSEYYYTLLDEVAEIMLKNSDVTFSVYGYTDNRGEVAYNQKLSEKRAKEARAYLIARGVDESRIISRGLGELSPKYGNDTKEGRQLNRRVEIRSVNPFKQKTRVILEEE from the coding sequence ATGAGGAGAATTATTCTATTACTATGCATTAGCTTTTTTACCCTACACTCTTTTGGGCAATTTAGAACAGATGAAATAACGTACCGTAAAACGATTAATTTAAAGAATACAAACACTTGGGCAGTTGGTGGTGGTTTTAGTAACTTCATTATGCACGGTGACTTACGTTCTATTGGTACAGGAAACTTAGGTAGTTTTTACAACTTTGGGGGTTACTTATATGTAAATAAAATGTTTAACCCTCTTCTAGGGTTAGAATTTAAAGTAAACTACAATAAAATTGCAGGTGGAGCACAATACTTTTCTGAAGTTTACGAAATACTCTATGTAGATAAAAGTAAAGTATTAGAAAATAATATGTTCTTCAATGGTCGTGCATATGGAGCAGAATTAAACTTAATTTTTAGTTTTTCTAACTTATATGATTCTGGTGTTTCAGAAAAATGGCACGCTGCTGGTTATTTTGGTGTAGGATATCATCAATACAATTCTGCTTTATTTGAAAAAGATATTATAAACGGAGGTCCAGATATACCCTTAGTAGATTTTGGTTTTAATCGTACAAGAAATAGTCAAAATGAAGCAAGTTCAATTTATTTATCAGCTCAATTTGGTTTAAAAAGAAGAATTTCTAAAAGAGTAGATATTGAATTTAGAACTGGAATGTATTTTAATTACGAAGATCATTTAGATGCAGCTATTTCTAATAAACAAGATTGGGAAACTTTTTTCTTAAATCAATTAGGTGTTACTGTAAAACTTGGAAAATCTAAAATATTTAGCATTTGGGGTGATGAAGATGAAACCCAGAATAGAGAAGCAGAAGATGCATTTGAAGTTATAGATACTGATGAAGACGGCGTAATAGATCAACTAGATAAAGAACCAGCAACTCCTCCTGGAGTATTAGTATATGCAAATGGTGTTTCTATTGATAGTGATGGCGATGGAGTTCCAGACTATAAAGATGATTGTAGATTTGAACCTGGATTAAAAGACAATAAAGGATGTCCTTTTGTTGGAGATAGAGATAAAGATGGAGTTTCTGATAGAGACGATAAATGTCCAGATGTAAAAGGTTTAGCTAGATATCAAGGATGTCCAGATTCTGATGCTTTAAAAATTACTGGTTATGTAGAAATGAAAGAATATGTAAAAGACATATACTTTAATACTGCAAGTAATAGAATAAGAAGTGAATACTATTACACTTTGTTAGATGAAGTAGCAGAAATAATGCTTAAAAACTCTGATGTTACCTTTAGCGTATACGGATATACAGATAATAGAGGTGAAGTTGCATACAATCAAAAACTTTCTGAAAAAAGAGCAAAAGAAGCAAGAGCATACTTAATTGCAAGAGGAGTTGATGAAAGTAGAATAATCTCTAGAGGTTTAGGTGAACTAAGTCCTAAATACGGAAACGATACTAAAGAAGGAAGACAACTTAATAGACGTGTAGAAATTAGGTCTGTAAATCCTTTCAAACAAAAAACAAGGGTCATTCTAGAAGAAGAATAA
- the folK gene encoding 2-amino-4-hydroxy-6-hydroxymethyldihydropteridine diphosphokinase — MKIQRITYLSLGSNQGDKTKNLQKAIELIDEKIGAIKKIAAIYKTPALGFDGDDFYNTVIKVSTYLPPETLITTLLKIENELGRARSENGEYINRLIDIDILLFEDEIIFSKNLIVPHPRMLQRKFVLVPLEEIASNILHPIEKKQIKICLENCDDSSEIIKIDETLVRPIPLSEKYNYIAIEGNIGAGKTTLANLISDDFNAKVVLERYSENPFLPKFYQDKERFAFPLEMSFLADRYQQLTDDLAQFDLFKNFIVSDYYIFKSLIFAKITLQQDEYALYSKMFNLMYREITKPDLYIYLYQNTESLLTNIKNRGRVYEQNIKPEYLQKIHDGYASFIKTEQNLNTLIIDISKLDFVNNENDYEIILKKIKKF; from the coding sequence ATGAAAATTCAAAGAATTACATATTTATCACTTGGAAGTAATCAAGGAGATAAAACAAAAAATCTTCAAAAAGCTATCGAGTTAATTGATGAAAAAATAGGTGCAATTAAGAAAATAGCAGCTATTTATAAAACACCAGCACTAGGTTTTGACGGAGATGATTTTTACAATACTGTTATTAAGGTTTCAACTTATTTACCTCCCGAGACATTAATTACTACTCTTTTAAAAATTGAAAATGAATTAGGAAGAGCGCGAAGTGAAAATGGAGAATATATAAATAGACTCATCGATATCGACATTCTTCTTTTTGAAGATGAAATTATCTTTTCTAAAAATTTGATTGTACCGCATCCTAGAATGTTGCAACGCAAATTTGTTTTAGTTCCATTAGAAGAAATTGCATCAAACATACTTCATCCTATAGAAAAAAAACAAATAAAAATTTGTTTAGAAAATTGTGATGATTCTTCAGAGATTATAAAAATTGATGAAACTTTGGTTCGCCCTATTCCTTTATCAGAAAAATACAATTATATAGCTATTGAAGGAAATATTGGTGCTGGAAAAACAACGTTAGCTAATTTAATCTCCGACGATTTTAATGCTAAAGTTGTATTAGAACGTTATTCTGAAAACCCTTTTTTACCTAAATTTTATCAAGATAAAGAAAGATTCGCTTTCCCACTAGAAATGAGTTTCTTAGCCGATAGATATCAACAATTAACCGATGATTTAGCTCAATTTGACTTATTTAAAAACTTTATTGTCTCAGATTATTATATTTTTAAATCTTTAATATTTGCAAAGATAACTTTACAGCAAGATGAATATGCTTTATACAGTAAGATGTTTAATCTCATGTATAGGGAAATTACAAAACCAGATTTATATATCTATTTGTATCAAAATACTGAAAGTCTACTTACAAACATTAAAAATAGAGGGAGGGTTTATGAGCAAAACATAAAACCAGAATATCTTCAGAAAATACATGATGGATATGCTAGTTTTATTAAAACAGAACAAAATTTAAACACATTAATTATCGACATTTCTAAATTAGACTTTGTTAATAATGAAAATGATTATGAAATTATCTTAAAAAAGATCAAAAAGTTTTAA
- a CDS encoding polyribonucleotide nucleotidyltransferase, with protein sequence MIPKVFNEVIDLGDGRTISLETGKLAKQAHGSVVVQMGKAMLLCTVVSNYKQSPVDFLPLTVDYREKFAAAGRYPGGFFKREARPSDGEVLTMRLVDRVLRPLFPKDYHSEVQVMIQLMSHDEDVMPDALAGLAASAAIQLSDFPFECPISEARVARVNGEFVINPSRAQLAESDIDMMIGASADSVMMVEGEMDEISEEEMAEAIKFAHESIKVQCAAQVRLAEAFGKKETREYEGEREDEELATKINDLAYDKCYAIAKKGTSKAERSAAFSEVKEEVIASFTEEELEDYAELVGKYFNKAQKNAVRELTLAEGLRLDGRKTDEIRPIWCEVDYLPSVHGSSIFTRGETQALATVTLGTSRDANKIDMPSYEGEENFYLHYNFPPFCTGEARPLRGTSRREVGHGNLAQRGLKGMIPDDCPYTVRVVSEVLESNGSSSMATVCAGTMALMDAGVQMTRPVSGIAMGLISDGDRYAVLSDILGDEDHLGDMDFKVTGTSEGITACQMDIKVKGLSYEILVNALKQARDGRFHILEKLTDTITTPNEEVKAHAPKMINRRIPNELIGAFIGPGGKHIQELQKETETTIVITEDAVTEEGIIEILGTKPEGIEAVIARIESMMFKPEKGSVYEVKVIKMLDFGAVVEYVEAPGNEVLLHVSELAWERTDKVSDVVNMGDIFDVKYFGLDPRTRKEKVSRKAILPKPEGFVERPPRDNNRGRDNRGRDNRGRDNRRDDRKPREPRKEE encoded by the coding sequence ATGATTCCAAAAGTATTTAATGAGGTAATAGACCTTGGAGATGGAAGAACCATTTCATTAGAAACCGGAAAGTTAGCGAAACAAGCACACGGTTCAGTTGTTGTTCAGATGGGAAAAGCAATGTTGTTATGTACAGTAGTATCTAACTACAAACAAAGTCCAGTAGATTTTTTACCATTGACGGTAGATTATAGAGAAAAATTTGCTGCTGCAGGAAGATATCCTGGAGGTTTCTTTAAAAGAGAAGCAAGACCAAGTGATGGAGAAGTTTTAACAATGCGTTTAGTAGACCGTGTTTTACGTCCGTTATTTCCAAAAGATTATCATTCTGAAGTACAAGTTATGATTCAGCTAATGTCTCATGATGAAGATGTTATGCCAGATGCATTAGCAGGTTTAGCAGCATCAGCGGCTATTCAATTATCTGATTTCCCTTTTGAATGTCCAATTTCTGAAGCACGAGTTGCGAGAGTAAATGGAGAATTTGTAATCAACCCAAGTAGAGCTCAGTTAGCAGAATCTGATATTGATATGATGATTGGAGCTTCTGCAGATTCTGTGATGATGGTGGAAGGTGAAATGGATGAGATTTCTGAAGAAGAAATGGCAGAAGCAATTAAGTTTGCTCATGAATCTATTAAGGTTCAATGTGCTGCTCAAGTTCGTTTAGCTGAAGCTTTCGGAAAGAAAGAAACTAGAGAATATGAAGGTGAAAGAGAAGATGAAGAATTAGCTACAAAAATAAATGACCTTGCTTACGATAAATGTTATGCTATCGCTAAAAAAGGGACTTCTAAAGCTGAACGTTCAGCTGCTTTTTCTGAAGTAAAAGAAGAAGTAATAGCTTCGTTTACAGAAGAAGAATTAGAAGACTATGCAGAATTAGTTGGAAAGTATTTCAACAAAGCTCAAAAAAATGCAGTTAGAGAATTAACTTTAGCAGAAGGTTTACGTTTAGATGGACGTAAGACTGATGAAATTAGACCAATTTGGTGTGAGGTAGATTACTTACCATCAGTTCATGGTTCATCAATTTTTACTCGTGGAGAAACTCAAGCATTAGCTACAGTTACTTTAGGAACATCAAGAGATGCAAACAAGATAGATATGCCATCTTACGAAGGTGAAGAAAATTTCTATTTACATTATAACTTCCCTCCTTTTTGTACAGGTGAAGCAAGACCATTAAGAGGAACATCTCGTAGAGAAGTTGGTCATGGTAACTTAGCGCAACGTGGATTAAAAGGAATGATTCCAGACGATTGTCCTTATACAGTAAGAGTTGTTTCTGAAGTTTTAGAATCTAACGGTTCTTCTTCTATGGCAACAGTTTGTGCTGGTACAATGGCATTAATGGACGCTGGTGTTCAAATGACAAGACCAGTTTCTGGTATTGCTATGGGATTAATTTCTGATGGTGATCGTTACGCAGTTTTATCTGATATTTTAGGTGATGAAGATCACTTAGGAGATATGGACTTTAAAGTAACGGGTACTTCTGAAGGAATTACTGCGTGTCAAATGGATATTAAAGTAAAAGGATTGTCTTACGAAATTTTAGTGAACGCACTAAAACAAGCTAGAGATGGTCGTTTTCACATTTTAGAGAAATTGACTGACACTATTACTACTCCAAACGAAGAAGTAAAAGCACATGCTCCTAAAATGATTAATAGAAGAATTCCTAACGAATTAATTGGTGCATTTATTGGACCAGGTGGAAAACACATTCAAGAATTACAGAAAGAAACAGAAACTACTATTGTAATTACTGAAGACGCTGTAACTGAAGAAGGAATTATTGAAATCTTAGGTACAAAACCAGAAGGAATTGAAGCAGTTATAGCTCGTATTGAGTCAATGATGTTTAAACCAGAAAAAGGTTCTGTTTACGAAGTTAAAGTAATTAAAATGTTAGATTTTGGTGCTGTTGTAGAATATGTTGAAGCACCAGGAAACGAAGTTTTATTACACGTAAGCGAATTAGCTTGGGAACGTACAGATAAAGTCTCTGATGTTGTAAACATGGGAGATATTTTTGATGTAAAATACTTTGGATTAGATCCTAGAACTCGTAAAGAGAAAGTTTCTAGAAAAGCTATTTTACCAAAACCAGAAGGTTTTGTTGAAAGACCACCAAGAGATAACAATCGTGGACGTGATAACAGAGGGAGAGATAATCGTGGACGAGATAATCGTAGAGACGATAGAAAACCTAGAGAACCAAGAAAAGAAGAGTAA
- the rpsO gene encoding 30S ribosomal protein S15 yields the protein MYLTKEVKEGIFTKHGKGANDTGSTEGQVALFTHRINHLTEHLKNNRKDFNTERSLVRMVGKRRSLLDYLKKKDITRYRAIIKELGIRK from the coding sequence ATGTATTTAACAAAAGAAGTGAAAGAAGGAATTTTCACAAAACACGGTAAAGGAGCAAATGATACTGGTTCAACAGAAGGGCAAGTAGCATTATTTACGCACAGAATTAACCATCTAACAGAACACTTAAAAAACAATCGTAAAGATTTTAACACAGAGCGTTCTTTAGTACGTATGGTTGGTAAGCGTAGAAGCTTATTAGATTATCTTAAGAAGAAAGATATCACTAGATATCGTGCAATTATTAAAGAATTAGGAATTAGAAAATAA
- the accD gene encoding acetyl-CoA carboxylase, carboxyltransferase subunit beta: MAWFKRKDKGIHTPTEDKKDTPKGLWYKTPSGKVIDTEELKKNLYVSPEDGYHVRIGSNEYFEMFFDDNKFKELNESLTSKDPLKFEDTKKYPDRLKAAYKKTNLKDAVRTAVGKSNGNNIVIAAMDFAFIGGSMGSVVGEKIARAIDYSIKKKLPFLMISKSGGARMMEASLSLMQLVKTSAKLAQLAEAKIPYISLCTDPTTGGTTASFAMLGDINIAEPNALIAFAGPRVVKDTTGKELPDGFQKSEFVLEHGFLDGIYERKNLKKQVNLYIDLIQNQPIRA; this comes from the coding sequence ATGGCTTGGTTTAAACGTAAAGACAAGGGGATTCATACTCCAACAGAAGATAAAAAAGACACACCAAAAGGATTATGGTATAAAACTCCTAGTGGAAAAGTAATTGACACAGAAGAGTTAAAAAAGAATCTATATGTGAGTCCGGAAGATGGATATCATGTAAGAATTGGTAGTAATGAGTATTTTGAAATGTTTTTTGATGACAATAAATTCAAAGAATTAAATGAAAGTTTAACCTCTAAAGATCCATTAAAATTCGAAGACACAAAAAAGTATCCAGACAGATTAAAAGCTGCCTATAAAAAAACAAACCTTAAAGATGCTGTTAGAACAGCAGTAGGGAAATCTAACGGAAACAATATTGTAATCGCTGCCATGGATTTTGCTTTTATCGGTGGTTCTATGGGTTCTGTTGTTGGTGAAAAAATTGCTCGTGCAATTGATTATTCAATCAAAAAGAAGTTACCATTCTTAATGATTTCTAAATCTGGAGGTGCACGTATGATGGAAGCTTCTCTTTCATTAATGCAACTTGTAAAAACATCAGCAAAACTAGCTCAATTAGCAGAAGCAAAAATTCCTTACATTTCGTTATGTACAGATCCTACAACAGGCGGAACAACTGCTTCGTTTGCAATGCTTGGCGATATTAATATTGCAGAACCAAACGCATTAATAGCTTTTGCTGGACCAAGGGTTGTAAAAGATACAACAGGTAAAGAATTACCTGATGGATTTCAAAAATCTGAATTTGTTTTAGAACATGGTTTTTTAGACGGTATTTACGAGCGTAAAAACTTAAAAAAACAAGTAAACTTATATATCGATTTAATTCAAAATCAACCTATTAGAGCTTAA
- the fbaA gene encoding class II fructose-bisphosphate aldolase, translating to MIKPGVATGKEVQEIFKLAKEKGFALPAVNVIGSNTINTVLETARDLNSPVIIQFSNGGAQFNAGKGLSNENQKAAIAGGVAGAKHVHELAVTYGVPVILHTDHCAKKLLPWIDGLLDASEKHFAETGKPLYSSHMIDLSEEPLEENIEICKEYLARMSKMGMTLEIELGITGGEEDGVDNSDVDVSKLYTQPEEVAYSYEELMKVSPQFTIAAAFGNVHGVYKPGNVKLTPKILKNSQEFVTKKYGVEENHIDFVFHGGSGSTLEEIREAIGYGVIKMNIDTDLQYAFTEGIRDYMGEKADYLASQIGNPDGADQPNKKYYDPRKWLREGEQTFKARLTKAFEDLNNVNTL from the coding sequence ATGATAAAACCAGGTGTTGCCACAGGCAAAGAAGTTCAAGAAATATTTAAACTAGCCAAAGAAAAAGGATTTGCGTTACCAGCTGTAAACGTAATTGGATCTAACACAATTAATACTGTTTTAGAAACTGCAAGAGATTTAAATTCTCCAGTAATCATCCAATTTTCTAATGGTGGTGCACAATTTAATGCAGGTAAAGGGTTATCAAACGAAAATCAAAAAGCTGCTATAGCTGGTGGTGTTGCAGGTGCAAAACATGTTCATGAATTAGCAGTTACATATGGTGTTCCTGTAATTTTACATACAGACCACTGTGCTAAAAAATTATTACCTTGGATAGATGGTTTATTAGATGCTTCAGAAAAACATTTTGCAGAAACTGGTAAACCTTTATATAGTTCTCATATGATTGATTTATCTGAAGAACCATTAGAAGAAAACATAGAGATTTGTAAAGAATACCTAGCTAGAATGAGTAAAATGGGTATGACTTTAGAAATTGAATTAGGTATTACTGGTGGTGAAGAAGATGGAGTTGATAATTCTGATGTAGATGTTTCTAAATTATACACACAACCAGAAGAAGTAGCTTATTCTTATGAAGAGTTAATGAAAGTTTCTCCTCAATTTACAATTGCAGCTGCGTTTGGAAATGTTCATGGTGTTTACAAACCAGGTAACGTAAAATTAACGCCAAAAATCTTAAAGAATTCGCAAGAGTTTGTCACAAAAAAATATGGTGTTGAAGAAAATCATATTGATTTTGTATTTCACGGAGGATCAGGTTCTACATTAGAAGAAATTAGAGAAGCTATTGGTTATGGTGTTATAAAAATGAATATTGATACCGATTTACAATATGCATTTACAGAAGGAATTAGAGATTATATGGGAGAAAAAGCTGATTATTTAGCTTCTCAAATCGGAAATCCAGATGGAGCAGATCAACCAAATAAAAAATATTACGATCCAAGAAAATGGTTACGTGAAGGTGAGCAAACATTTAAAGCTCGTTTAACAAAAGCATTTGAAGACTTAAATAATGTAAATACATTATAA
- a CDS encoding BamA/TamA family outer membrane protein — MKKLSFYFLLLIILASCNSTKHVAEDEHMLTQNYVYVDSVRNKSEELQKLLLQKPNARLLDLPLGLYFHNFGNHDKPTTPKEWAKKNPHSYNLVKNLFSEKQSIAYAKTFIGLNNWFLNYPGPEIINKRKVGSTKNNLTAYYKNHGYFHSKVDTVVNEYNDKKATVEYHITPGKPTLLDTINVDIESPVLDSIYKESKITSLLRKGDQYKDNVFREEANKLVKLFRNNGIYHFNKSAIGFYIGSDSTEYKTNVDLIVSGERYYEESGKTLAKPYQQQKISKINIYTDYYFTKKSDEYLDTLTYKNIRFLAHDKIRYNPKYLSESIFLKINKNYSDSLSSLTRNHLKSLKNFKSTIIKFQDLNDHEIQADIFLTPIEKYTLGFETELTHSNIRDVGISAKFSIIDRNVFRGAEILKLSLLGSYFTSKNGPGWEIGADVSLNVPRFFAPFGLQKSVPKRMSPNTLISLGTSIQKNIGLDRQTFAFGLDYKWQFSPKKTIQLEIFNTQYIKNLNTQNYFKIYSSEKTNLNSIAKTHKNDADFSFPTIKNATDLEEFTEIRDFMNEVSIDNSFKATNATEFQNNLNILNRFNILTSDFLIPTIAYSFTFNSKDNFTDNNFSFFKIRIANSGNVMGIINEKLNLNNKSTVFNIPVAQYFKTDFEYKQFWDVGNNAVFGFRSFLGAIFTYENSDIPFTKSYFAGGANDIRAWHTYELGPGKTNTGLEFNIGSLKFLTSLEYRFDIVGKLKGALFLDAGNIWDITGSSFVDEAAKFNGFGSLGDMAVGGGFGTRIDFSFLIIRLDLGFKMHEPYLTGNRWFKNFNISNSVFNIGINYPF; from the coding sequence ATGAAAAAACTTTCCTTTTATTTTTTACTACTTATAATACTAGCATCATGTAATTCTACAAAGCATGTTGCAGAAGATGAGCACATGCTTACTCAGAACTATGTGTATGTTGATAGTGTGAGAAATAAAAGTGAAGAATTACAAAAATTATTACTTCAAAAACCGAATGCCAGATTATTAGATTTACCTCTAGGATTGTATTTTCATAATTTTGGGAACCATGATAAGCCTACAACACCAAAAGAGTGGGCAAAAAAAAATCCACACTCTTACAATTTAGTCAAAAATCTATTTTCAGAAAAACAAAGTATTGCCTACGCAAAAACATTTATAGGACTTAATAATTGGTTTTTAAATTATCCTGGACCAGAAATCATTAATAAAAGGAAAGTAGGAAGCACCAAAAATAATTTAACTGCTTATTATAAAAATCATGGTTATTTTCATTCAAAAGTAGATACAGTGGTTAATGAGTATAATGATAAAAAAGCTACAGTAGAATATCATATCACTCCTGGAAAACCGACACTTTTAGACACAATTAATGTTGATATTGAATCACCCGTTTTAGATTCTATTTATAAAGAATCAAAAATAACTTCTTTATTAAGAAAAGGAGATCAATATAAAGACAATGTATTTAGAGAAGAAGCTAATAAGCTTGTTAAACTTTTTAGAAATAATGGCATATACCATTTTAACAAAAGTGCCATCGGTTTTTATATCGGTTCTGACAGTACAGAATACAAAACTAATGTAGATTTAATTGTTTCTGGAGAAAGATATTATGAAGAAAGCGGAAAAACATTAGCAAAACCTTATCAACAACAAAAAATCAGCAAAATAAATATTTATACTGATTATTATTTCACTAAAAAAAGTGACGAATATTTAGACACCCTTACCTATAAAAATATTCGATTTTTAGCTCATGATAAAATACGATATAATCCAAAATACTTGTCAGAATCTATCTTTTTAAAGATAAACAAAAACTATAGTGATTCATTAAGTTCATTAACTCGAAATCATTTAAAATCACTTAAAAACTTTAAATCTACTATTATAAAATTTCAAGATTTAAACGATCATGAGATACAAGCAGATATTTTCTTAACTCCCATAGAAAAATATACGCTAGGTTTTGAAACTGAACTTACTCATTCTAATATTAGAGATGTAGGTATTTCTGCCAAATTTTCTATTATAGATAGAAATGTTTTTAGAGGTGCAGAAATATTAAAACTATCACTTTTAGGATCTTATTTTACATCAAAAAATGGTCCTGGTTGGGAAATCGGAGCCGATGTCTCATTAAATGTTCCTAGATTTTTTGCTCCTTTTGGATTACAAAAATCAGTTCCTAAAAGAATGTCTCCTAATACATTAATTTCCTTAGGAACAAGTATCCAAAAAAACATAGGGTTAGATAGACAGACTTTTGCTTTCGGCTTAGATTATAAATGGCAATTTTCACCTAAAAAAACCATTCAGTTAGAAATATTTAATACACAATATATTAAGAATTTAAATACTCAAAATTATTTTAAAATATATAGCTCTGAAAAAACCAACCTAAATTCGATTGCAAAGACGCATAAAAATGATGCTGATTTTTCTTTTCCAACAATTAAAAACGCTACTGATTTAGAAGAATTTACTGAGATTAGAGATTTCATGAATGAAGTTTCAATAGATAATAGTTTTAAAGCAACAAATGCAACAGAATTTCAAAATAACCTAAATATTTTAAATCGATTTAACATTTTAACATCAGATTTTTTAATTCCAACTATTGCATATTCATTTACCTTTAATAGTAAGGACAATTTTACTGACAATAATTTTTCCTTCTTTAAAATAAGAATAGCAAATTCTGGAAATGTGATGGGAATTATCAATGAAAAATTAAACTTAAATAATAAAAGTACTGTTTTTAATATTCCTGTTGCACAGTATTTTAAAACCGACTTTGAGTATAAACAATTTTGGGATGTTGGAAATAATGCTGTTTTCGGATTTAGATCTTTCTTAGGAGCAATCTTTACTTATGAAAACTCAGATATCCCCTTTACAAAAAGTTATTTTGCTGGAGGCGCAAATGACATTAGAGCTTGGCATACCTACGAGTTAGGTCCAGGGAAAACAAATACAGGATTAGAATTTAATATTGGTAGCTTAAAATTCTTAACAAGTCTAGAATATCGTTTTGACATTGTTGGTAAATTAAAAGGAGCTCTTTTTCTTGATGCTGGAAATATTTGGGACATTACTGGTTCTTCTTTTGTAGATGAAGCAGCAAAATTTAATGGTTTTGGTTCTTTGGGAGATATGGCAGTAGGTGGCGGTTTTGGAACTAGAATAGATTTTAGTTTCTTAATTATTAGATTAGACTTAGGTTTTAAAATGCACGAACCTTATTTAACAGGAAATAGATGGTTTAAAAACTTTAATATTTCTAACTCAGTATTTAATATTGGTATAAATTACCCATTCTAA
- a CDS encoding RNA methyltransferase, with amino-acid sequence MSLSKNHIKLITSLSQKKYRQKHQLFIAEGVKVVHEFINSDFEVEKLFAVDDYSFNNKNIDVVLVSETELKKVSSLKTPNKVLALFRIPSFSDHQNKGLIVGLDAINDPGNLGTIIRLCDWFGIKELVCSKDTVDCYNQKVVQASMGSLTRVQINYVDLESYLKSSDLPKFIADMNGENVYKTTLPEEAILIMGNEANGISDSIKELVNHTISIPQFGEIKETESLNVATATAILLSEFRR; translated from the coding sequence ATGAGTTTATCTAAAAACCATATTAAATTAATAACAAGTTTATCTCAAAAAAAGTATCGTCAGAAGCATCAATTATTTATTGCTGAAGGTGTAAAAGTGGTTCATGAATTTATAAATTCAGATTTTGAAGTTGAAAAATTGTTTGCTGTTGATGATTATAGTTTTAATAATAAGAATATTGATGTTGTACTAGTTTCAGAAACAGAATTAAAAAAGGTAAGTAGTTTAAAAACACCTAATAAAGTTTTAGCATTATTTAGAATCCCTAGTTTTTCGGATCATCAAAATAAAGGATTAATTGTTGGATTAGATGCTATTAATGACCCAGGAAATTTGGGAACTATTATTAGATTATGCGATTGGTTTGGAATTAAGGAACTTGTTTGTTCTAAAGATACGGTAGATTGTTATAATCAAAAAGTAGTGCAAGCAAGCATGGGCTCATTAACAAGAGTTCAAATTAACTATGTCGATTTAGAATCATACCTGAAATCTTCTGATTTGCCTAAATTTATTGCAGATATGAATGGTGAAAATGTTTATAAAACTACATTACCTGAAGAGGCAATTTTAATTATGGGTAATGAGGCTAACGGGATTTCAGATAGTATCAAAGAACTCGTTAATCACACTATTTCTATACCACAATTCGGTGAAATTAAAGAAACTGAGAGCTTAAATGTAGCAACAGCTACAGCAATACTACTAAGTGAATTTAGGAGGTAA